The Prunus persica cultivar Lovell chromosome G8, Prunus_persica_NCBIv2, whole genome shotgun sequence genome includes a region encoding these proteins:
- the LOC109950821 gene encoding uncharacterized protein LOC109950821, which yields MPIDKSWMQSGRSSEDYFAGVESFLNYAYNHVKPDDSKIFCPCSKCSNRYRHLRYEAHKHLLYNGIKLTYTTWYLHGEGEDEDSDESDSENDGHDVASMEQDDDMHGLIEEGYPQDPNGDAHKFYKLLEEAEQLLYVGCESYFNLSFVVNLMHIKGIGTMSNKAFGMLLTLLKNAFPFSDKLPTTTNGAKKIISDLGLHYDKIDACNNDCIIYYKEHANRTQCPTCKLLRWKRQGKGSKKKGKRVPWKDRVKDGVLRHPADYEAWKSFNQIHESFGMEPRNVRLGLATDGFNPFGNMNLHYSIWPVLIYPYNLPPWMCMKEPYVFMTLLIPGPKGPCHDINVYMRPLIDELRTLWEIGVETYDIYVKQNFQMRAALLWTINDYPAYAYMSGWSTFGKLACPYCASNTSHRRLSHGSKTCYLGHRRFLLSDHVWHNQGSQFDNTRERRLAPKRPSGDDVINELSELREITHGKDGKKHTIFGFGKDHNWKKHSIFFQLPYWKTLLVRHNLDVMHIQKNVFENVIGTMMSIDGKTKDSLNARLDLQEMGIRQRYHLEERDNGKLNFIPGDYTLSNDDNKALCQWLMELKVPDGYSGNLSRCVNASERNISGMKTHDSHVFLERLLPFVARDLLPKDVSEPLIELSYFFKELCAKVLRENDLNLLDNQIVLTLCKLEKIFPPAFFDIMIHLTCHLAWEAKVAGPVQFRWMYPVERYLHKLKTYVRNKAHPEGSIAEGVLGDECLIFCSRYLHRVETKFNKRDRNDDGGQPSYDTSPFLFSQHLVELLGKVEHKNILIQSTVDNVEESHRLQFSNWISKRVTELYNDGERDENKKTQNSGVMVKGENQIDDVPWYGTLVDIVELRYTEGNRVVLFNCDWYDTARKGTGYKIDRYGIIIVNTTRKLNTQEPFVLASQATQVFYVKGVKNKIWSFVVETNPRNAYEMTNDEIEPYQEAETQSQSMHAIQNDVEDNEID from the exons ATGCCTATTGATAAATCTTGGATGCAATCTGGAAGGTCGTCAGAAGATTATTTTGCAGGAGTTGAAAGTTTTCTCAATTATGCATACAACCATGTTAAGCCGGATGATTCTAAGATCTTTTGTCCTTGCTCTAAATGCAGTAATAGATATAGACATCTGAGGTATGAGGCACACAAGCATCTTCTTTATAACGGAATTAAACTAACTTATACTACATGGTATTTGCACGGTGAGGGTGAGGATGAGGATAGTGATGAAAGTGACAGTGAAAATGATGGACATGATGTGGCCAGTATGGAGCAAGACGATGATATGCATGGTTTAATAGAAGAAGGTTATCCACAAGATCCAAATGGAGATGCGCACAAGTTTTACAAATTGTTAGAAGAGGCAGAACAACTATTGTACGTAGGTTGTGAGTCGTATTTTAATTTGTCTTTTGTTGTGAACCTGATGCATATCAAGGGTATCGGTACTATGAGCAATAAAGCATTTGGTATGTTGCTAACATTGTTGAAAAAtgcatttcctttttctgatAAGTTACCTACAACCACCAACGgtgcaaagaaaattatttcaGATTTAGGTCTTCATTATGATAAAATAGATGCATGCAATAATGATTGCATCATTTATTATAAGGAGCATGCAAATAGAACGCAGTGTCCTACATGTAAGCTTTTGAGATGGAAGAGACAAGGAAAGGGTAGCAAAAAGAAAGGTAAAAGGGTTCCATGGAAG GATCGTGTAAAAGATGGAGTGTTGAGGCATCCGGCAGATTATGAGGCTTGGAAATCGTTTAATCAAATtcatgagtcatttggtatggAACCTCGAAATGTAAGACTTGGTTTGGCAACAGATGGATTTAACCCTTTTGGGAACATGAATTTGCACTATAGTATTTGGCCGGTTCTCATATATCCATATAATCTTCCTCCGTGGATGTGCATGAAGGAGCCTTATGTTTTCATGACTTTACTTATTCCTGGGCCCAAGGGTCCATGCCATGACATCAATGTATACATGAGACCATTGATAGATGAATTGCGAACATTGTGGGAAATTGGTGTTGAAACGTATGATATATATGTGAAACAGAATTTTCAGATGAGAGCTGCACTTCTTTGGACTATCAATGATTATCCAGCATATGCATACATGTCAGGTTGGAGTACGTTTGGCAAATTGGCATGCCCTTATTGTGCATCTAATACTTCACATCGTCGGTTATCTCATGGGTCTAAGACATGTTATTTGGGTCATAGAAGATTTTTACTGTCTGACCATGTATGGCATAATCAAGGAAGCCAATTCGATAATACAAGGGAAAGAAGACTTGCACCTAAGAGACCATCTGGTGATGATGTGATAAATGAACTTAGTGAATTAAGAGAAATAACACATGGCAAGGATGGGAAAAAGCATACAATATTTGGGTTTGGAAAAGATCATAATTGGAAAAAACATTCGATATTTTTCCAATTGCCTTACTGGAAAACACTTTTGGTGCGTCACAATTTAGATGTCATGCATATTcagaaaaatgtatttgagAATGTGATTGGCACAATGATGAGCATTGATGGTAAAACAAAAGATTCTTTAAATGCTCGTCTTGATCTTCAAGAAATGGGTATAAGACAGAGGTATCATCTAGAAGAAAGAGATAATGGTAAGCTCAATTTTATCCCAGGCGATTATACATTGTCAAATGATGATAACAAAGCTTTATGTCAATGGTTAATGGAGTTGAAAGTTCCAGATGGGTATTCTGGAAATTTATCTCGATGTGTGAATGCTTCAGAACGTAATATTTCTGGTATGAAAACTCACGATAGTCATGTGTTCTTAGAGAGATTACTTCCGTTTGTGGCGCGAGATTTATTGCCCAAAGATGTAAGTGAGCCTTTAATTGAATTATCGTACTTTTTCAAGGAATTGTGTGCTAAAGTTTTAAGAGAAAATGACTTGAATCTTCTTGACAATCAAATTGTGCTAACTCTATGTAAGTTGGAAAAAATATTCCCTCCTGCCTTTTTTGACATCATGATTCACCTAACTTGCCACTTGGCATGGGAGGCAAAGGTGGCCGGTCCAGTACAATtcaggtggatgtatccggtGGAAAG GTATTTGCATAAACTAAAGACTTATGTTCGTAATAAGGCTCATCCAGAAGGGTCTATTGCCGAAGGTGTCTTGGGAGACGAGTGTTTAATATTTTGCTCTCGCTATTTGCATCGAGTTGAAACTAAGTTTAATAAAAGGGATAGAAACGACGATGGAGGTCAACCGTCATATGATACATCTccgtttttattttctcaacacCTGGTCGAGCTTTTGGGAAAGGT AGAACATAAGAACATTCTAATCCAGTCTACTGTTGATAATGTGGAGGAGTCACATAGGCTTCAATTTTCAAACTGGATTTCTAAAAGG GTCACAGAACTATACAACGATGGTGAA CGTGATgagaataaaaaaacacaaaatagtggagttatGGTTAAGGGGGAGAATCAGATTGACGATGTGCCTTGGTATGGAACCTTAGTAGATATTGTTGAGCTTCGTTACACAGAAGGAAATAGAGTTGTATTGTTCAATTGTGATTGGTATGACACAGCACGAAAAGGAACAGGTTACAAGATAGATCGTTATGGAATAATCATTGTTAATACAACACGCAAGCTAAATACTCAAGAGCCATTCGTACTAGCAAGTCAAGCAACCCAAGTTTTTTATGTGAAGggggttaaaaataaaatttggagTTTTGTAGTGGAAACAAATCCAAGAAATGCTTATGAGATGACTAATGATGAGATTGAGCCATACCAAGAAGCAGAGACTCAAAGTCAAAGCATGCATGCCATCCAAAATGATGTTGAAGACAAtgaaattgattga